The Humulus lupulus chromosome 3, drHumLupu1.1, whole genome shotgun sequence genome window below encodes:
- the LOC133824762 gene encoding uncharacterized protein LOC133824762 gives MRTASTSSQEPLKQVPMIHGIVELTEEQEHATKIHKRMEEQVKRYRSLGHTVNLVTSEDRCYPASAITFTEDDLQGVHLPHDDPLVISLQVNHCQLGRVLVDGGSGVNILFWEAFQKMGLEENQIRTSTTPILGFNSQRVYPKGVVRLTVVAAERTLPVDFLIIDSITSYNAIMGRNWIHRMHGVVSILHQVMQCHSPNGRYTIDIKGC, from the coding sequence ATGCGTACGGCCTCTACAAGCTCACAAGAACCTCTCAAGCAAGTCCCCATGATACACGGGATAGTGGAGCTCACTGAGGAACAAGAGCATGCAACCAAAATCCACAAGAGGATGGAGGAACAGGTGAAGCGATATAGATCATTGGGTCACACAGTCAATCTTGTCACTTCGGAAGACAGATGTTATCCAGCCTCTGCTATCACCTTCACCGAAGACGACTTACAGGGAGTGCACCTACCCCATGACGATCCTCTCGTCATCTCGCTACAGGTCAACCATTGCCAGCTGGGTAGAGTTTTAGTCGATGGGGGCAGTGGGGTTAACATTCTTTTctgggaagccttccagaagatGGGGCTAGAGGAAAATCAGATCCGGACCTCCACTACACCCATTTTGGGATTTAATAGCCAGAGGGTATACCCGAAGGGCGTTGTACGATTAACCGTGGTAGCCGCAGAACGTACCTTGCCTGTAGACTTCCTCATCATAGACTCCATCACAagctacaacgccatcatgggGAGAAATTGGATCCACAGAATGCATGGGGTGGTCTCAATTTTGCATCAGGTGATGCAGTGCCACTCACCCAACGGACGATACACCATCGACATAAAGGGATGTTAG
- the LOC133824763 gene encoding uncharacterized protein LOC133824763: protein MLSSDVPVASSVKSVVSGSRFVPTERTQSAEKMVRTRGASSKKIPVSQSRKVSSPSPPPSVSTAPHSVPTAPTSVGKSCKSKARKKVFSLSHEHPLVFPDISADIVAPPSEVVAPSRAKDHSPLPFDSSLEARAKSKSVSSSSKAAAAGLLKLPLKLSQSKKKFCDPQKEIGAHPPSLSSSESDPEEDKSESEATHDTTLSDETVPDIAESEAESDEPEKEDTIPSEQEAESDSDHIASPLPSKAKGKKSISGSTPSPKHSGVNFKPYSSIFCYNDNARDMVLYAQRKFIIERNYVLSDHRPFGVLTMLQDRQWTGSLVKFSGFVDRVVKEFYANLTNEIIEPSSPLFNKVFVRGHWFSFSPQDIALALHLPLTVEDDVDGASLDKDMVITELVGQKMVWPSNTVISVSNLTYTYAVLHKFATTNWKPTSHTATISFDMASFLYKVGTGLGLNLASIIHDQIIGFRKGNRKNLNLPFPQVIYKVLSMQKQDLQRDQEDLVAPTTAASYKASAPPTEATAAPSSKKVKPQSLKIASDDIPHASSSVATDSGLVASEIAAVQASVDSLTARVMSIEGLQRSVLEAVQSLSKAPTV, encoded by the exons ATGTTATCGTCTGATGTTCCTGTTGCATCCTCAGTGAAATCTGTTGTATCCGGTTCTCGGTTTGTTCCAACAGAAAGGACACAGTCAGCAG AAAAAATGGTGAGAACTCGTGGTGCCTCCTCCAAGAAGATCCCTGTTTCTCAATCTCGAAAGGTGTCCTCTCCTTCGCCTCCTCCGTCTGTGTCAACGGCGCCTCATTCTGTTCCCACAGCTCCCACATCTGTTGGAAAGTCCTGCAAATCCAAGGCTCGCAAGAAGGTGTTTTCGCTCTCTCATGAACACCCTTTGGTGTTTCCAGATATTTCTGCTGACATTGTTGCACCACCATCTGAAGTGGTGGCGCCCTCTCGAGCTAAGGACCATTCTCCTCTTCCGTTTGATTCGTCTTTGGAGGCTAGGGCAAAATCGAAATCTGTTTCCTCCTCTTCCAAAGCTGCTGCTGCTGGATTGCTCAAATTGCCCTTGAAGCTGAGTCAGTCCAAGAAAAAATTCTGTGACCCCCAAAAGGAAATTGGG GCTCATCCCCCTTCATTGTCCTCCTCCGAATCTGATCCTGAGGAAGATAAGTCCGAATCTGAAGCAACTCATGATACCACATTGTCTGATGAAACGGTTCCTGACATTGCCGaatcagaggctgagtctgatgAGCCAGAAAAAGAAGACACTATCCCCTCTGAACAAGAAGCCGAATCTGACTCAGACCACATTGCATCTCCTTTGCCATCCAAAGCTAAAGGGAAGAAATCTATTTCTGGTTCTACACCTTCACCAAAACATTCAGGTGtaaatttcaaaccttattctTCCATTTTTTGCTATAATGATAATGCACGTGATATGGTTCTATATGCTCAACGGAAATTTATCATTGAAAGGAATTATGTCTTGAGTGATCATCGTCCTTTTGGTGTGCTAACAATGCTTCAAGATCGACAATGGACAGGTTCTTTGGTTAAATTTTCTGGTTTTGTGGATAGAGTagtcaaggaattctatgccaatcttACTAATGAAATTATTGAACCTTCATCTCCTCTGTTTAATAAAGTGTTTGTTAGGGGTCAttggttctctttttctcctcaaGACATTGCTCTTGCTTTGCACCTTCCCCTTACTGTCGAGGATGATGTTGATGGTGCCTCTCTTGACAAGGACATGGTTATCACAGAATTGGTAGGTCAAAAAATGGTATGGCCATCTAATACAGTCATCTCAGTCTCCAATCTCACCTACACTTATGCTGTCCTACATAAGTTTGCCACAACAAATTGGAAGCCCACATCTCACACGGCCACTATCTCTTTTGATATGGCATCATTTTTGTACAAAGTGGGGACCGGTCTTGGTTTAAATTTGGCTTCGATTATTCATGATCAAATCATTGGGTTTCGCAAAGGTAACAGGAAAAACTTGAATCTTCCTTTTCCTCaagttatttataaagtgttgagtaTGCAGAAACAAGACCTCCAACGTGATCAAGAAGACTTGGTGGCCCCTACTACTGCTGCTTCCTACAAAGCCTCTGCCCCACCTACTGAAGCCACTGCTGCTCCGTCCTCCAAGAAAGTCAAGCCCCAATCTCTGAAGATCGCCTCGGATGACATTCCTCATGCCTCCTCCTCTGTTGCCACAGATTCAGGTCTTGTTGCATCAGAAATAGCTGCTGTTCAAGCCTCTGTTGATTCTCTAACTGCTCGAGTGATGTCAATTGAAGGACTGCAACGTTCTGTGTTGGAGGCTGTTCAATCTCTGTCAAAAGCTCCAactgtttag